Part of the Desulfolutivibrio sulfoxidireducens genome is shown below.
CCCTTTTGCGCAACATCGGCACCATCGCCGGGAACATCTGCCAGGAGAACCGCTGCTGGTACTTCCGGTACCCGCACAAGCTCGGCGGCCGCATCGACTGCGTCCGCAAGGGCGGCACGCGCTGTCTGGCCGTGACCGGAGACCATCGCTACCATTCCATCTTCGGCGCGGTGAAAAAATGCATCGCCGTCAACCCCGGCGACACCGCCCCGGCCCTGGTGGCCCTGGGTGCCGTGGTCAGGACCAGCAAGCGCGCCATTCCCATCGACGGGTTCTTCTCGGCGGAGCTTGGGCCGCAGTCCACAGTGCTCGATCACGACGAGATCGTCACTGAGGTGTTCGTGCCGCTCCCGGAAAAGGGGGCCGCCAGCGCGTTTAAAAAAATCGCCATCCGCAAGTCCATCGACTTCGCCGTGGTCAACTGCGCCGCCGCCGTGACCCTTGTCGATGGCGACGTGGCGGCCGCGCGCATCTGCTTAAACGGCGTGCATAACAACCCCCGCCGGTGCGAAGCGTCCGAAGCCGTCCTGATCGGCCGCCCGCTGAACGAGGAGACGGCCGGGGAGGCCGGGGAACTGGCCGTGGCCCAGGCCAGGCCACTTCTGATGAACGCCTTCAAGGTGCCCATGGCCAGGACCATCGTGGCCGACACCCTGCTGGCCTGCGCCTGATCGGAACCACGGCGTCGGAACCGGTTCGCCCCGCTTGGCGTGCGCCTGATGCGGGGCATGACCCCGGGTGACAGCATCCCGGGCCGGCAAACGCCACCAGCGAAAAAGGACGGACAGGACATGAACCAGCGCATAGCCGCCGTCGCCGGACTCATCCTCGCCGCCGGACGCTCCAGCCGGATGGGCAGGGACAAGCTCTCCCTGCCTTTCCGGGGGCTGCCCCTGCTCCAGCATGTCATCAACGCCGCGCGCGGCTCAAGCCTGGCCCGGGTGGTCGTGGTCCTGCAAAAGGACTCCTGTCTCCCGGGCCTTCTGGACCTGAACGGGTGTGAGACGGTCCTGGTCTCCCGGCCGGCGGACCAGGCCGCATCCTTTCGGGCCGGACTTCGGGCCGTCATGGACGACGCGGAGGGCTGCATGGTCCTGCATGGCGATCAGCCGCTTGTCGTGAAAGAGACGATCGACCACCTGATATGGGCCTATTCCCAGCAGCCCGACTACATGATCGCGCCAGTCCAGGAGGATCTGCGCGGCACCCCGGTCGTTGTGCCCCGGGGGTGGTTCCCCAAGGCCATGGAGACACAAGGGGACGCCGTGGTTCGAAAGCTGGTGGCCATGCCCGGCCTGACCCTGCGGTTGGTGAAAATCCACGACATCGGACCCTATATCGGCATCGACACGGAACATGAATACCGGCGGCTGCTGGCGCGCCATGAGGCCCGCCCGGCGGCGGGAACCGCGGCGTGAACCAGGCATCGGCCAAGCCGTCGCGCCCGGTCCCGAAAAGCGTCGGCCGGGCACGGCGGCGGATCCGCGGTCCCGGTCCCGAGAGGGCACGTCCCCCTTTTGCAACAGGTCGTCCGCAACCGTGACGGTGTTGCGGACGAGGAGGCATCATGTCGCAGTATGAACATCCCCAGGTTGTCGCCGCGTGCGCGGCCTCCCCGGCCGCGAAAAGCCCGATCCGCAAGATGTGCTTTTTGGGAACGATGTTCCTCGTTCTCGCCAGCGGTTTCCCGCTCCTGGCATATCCCGAGGCTGGAGAGCGGGTCATCAACAGCCTTTTCACCTTCGTAACGGTCAAATTGGGCTGGCTCTACCTCCTTTCGGGCATGGGCTCCCTGTCGCTGATCCTGTGGTTCGCGTTTGGTCCGCTTGGTCACAAACGCCTGGGGGAGAAGGTCGAATACTCCACGTTTTCCTGGCTGGGCATGCTGTTTTGCGCCGGAGTGGGGGCGGGCATCATGTTCGGCGGTTCCATCGACTGGGCGTACTACATGAAATATTCCCTGCAGGGCGCGGCCGTGGGCTCGCTGGAGAACGCCCGGATGGGG
Proteins encoded:
- a CDS encoding FAD binding domain-containing protein, which produces MKRFTHIDPATVDEAVFLLGEYQGAARVIAGGSDLVGGLKDNLWMRYPQAVINLKRIPGLRDIRAEADGLHLGALATLTEVAESAAVRDGWPGLAEAAGRTGSPLLRNIGTIAGNICQENRCWYFRYPHKLGGRIDCVRKGGTRCLAVTGDHRYHSIFGAVKKCIAVNPGDTAPALVALGAVVRTSKRAIPIDGFFSAELGPQSTVLDHDEIVTEVFVPLPEKGAASAFKKIAIRKSIDFAVVNCAAAVTLVDGDVAAARICLNGVHNNPRRCEASEAVLIGRPLNEETAGEAGELAVAQARPLLMNAFKVPMARTIVADTLLACA
- a CDS encoding nucleotidyltransferase family protein, giving the protein MNQRIAAVAGLILAAGRSSRMGRDKLSLPFRGLPLLQHVINAARGSSLARVVVVLQKDSCLPGLLDLNGCETVLVSRPADQAASFRAGLRAVMDDAEGCMVLHGDQPLVVKETIDHLIWAYSQQPDYMIAPVQEDLRGTPVVVPRGWFPKAMETQGDAVVRKLVAMPGLTLRLVKIHDIGPYIGIDTEHEYRRLLARHEARPAAGTAA